Proteins encoded within one genomic window of Synechococcus sp. PCC 7335:
- a CDS encoding SH3-like domain-containing protein, which translates to MQEVPPKAYHRHIPHHVNDSSEIPHSEKEVSFFEKQIVCIHHLLISKGYLPSLDAIRRAAEEVDGLSDAQQSSAENPVFFPNFLKGRLPEYGERRVLAVEKVFCEMGFITREELQQTPDEIAPDETRSDHTKIWSGSNLLDNDFPIGRYSPHIDKKAYPKPRYSPGDSVQVAPYPKPGHIRVPAYLLGKRGKIVSFQDMFSNPEDVAHLRSTVVRLPLYLVEFEMTEVWGDRCSQKSLRDKVRAEIYESWLSSLT; encoded by the coding sequence ATGCAAGAAGTTCCGCCAAAAGCCTACCATCGTCATATCCCTCATCATGTTAATGACAGCTCAGAAATTCCACACTCTGAAAAGGAGGTTAGCTTTTTTGAGAAGCAAATTGTCTGCATACATCACCTACTGATTTCGAAGGGATATTTACCTAGCTTAGATGCTATCCGTCGCGCTGCCGAAGAAGTAGATGGACTGTCCGATGCTCAGCAGTCCTCAGCAGAGAACCCTGTCTTCTTTCCTAACTTTTTAAAGGGTCGCTTGCCTGAGTACGGGGAAAGGCGAGTACTCGCTGTTGAGAAAGTGTTTTGTGAGATGGGTTTTATTACCCGTGAGGAGCTACAACAGACGCCAGATGAGATTGCGCCGGACGAGACTAGAAGCGATCACACTAAAATATGGTCAGGCAGTAACTTGCTAGACAATGACTTTCCAATAGGCCGCTACTCACCCCATATCGACAAAAAGGCATATCCAAAACCCAGATACAGCCCAGGTGATTCAGTCCAGGTTGCGCCTTATCCAAAACCAGGTCACATCAGAGTACCTGCCTATCTGCTCGGAAAACGTGGCAAAATAGTCAGCTTTCAAGACATGTTTTCTAATCCAGAGGATGTTGCTCATTTGAGATCAACGGTGGTTCGTCTTCCGCTTTATTTAGTAGAGTTTGAGATGACAGAAGTGTGGGGCGATCGCTGTTCCCAAAAAAGTCTTAGAGATAAAGTTAGAGCGGAGATATACGAGTCCTGGTTGTCTTCACTAACCTAG
- a CDS encoding NrtA/SsuA/CpmA family ABC transporter substrate-binding protein, with protein MTLSRRQFHKLLLGASLSASVTASLGSCTSNTSGVPTPEADATTGDVAAEPTSDPISLRLAQNLSPISGVAIVAKEQGFFDKRGLDVEVSNFTSGKQCLETVMGGAADIATTAEAPTTAATMAQQPIAFLARMEYSDLKTLTDASADVSTLADLKGKRIGFTAGTGGEVYTMALLKEAGVSPDDVTLMNLRPQEMLAALTSGSIDAYNTWEPHISNGQKTLGDKVTQLDTAGIYSETFNIVTTTDYLDDNPVVAEKFMQALIDAEEWMKANREDAITVVADAVDMKREDLAPIWDDYIYEVVLDQKVLDILDTHAAWRLESGNHPDGVTDMPDFKSIIYPEPLKAVAPERVKITGL; from the coding sequence ATGACGCTCTCTAGAAGACAATTTCACAAGCTGTTGCTTGGTGCTAGCTTGAGCGCAAGCGTGACTGCTAGCCTAGGAAGCTGTACTTCCAATACAAGTGGTGTACCTACCCCAGAGGCTGATGCCACAACCGGCGATGTTGCTGCCGAGCCTACTTCGGACCCAATTTCTCTTCGCTTGGCCCAAAACCTTTCCCCAATCTCTGGTGTCGCTATCGTCGCCAAAGAACAGGGCTTTTTTGATAAACGAGGTCTGGATGTAGAAGTCAGCAACTTTACTTCTGGAAAGCAATGTCTAGAAACCGTGATGGGCGGTGCCGCTGATATCGCAACGACTGCTGAAGCACCAACTACTGCAGCAACGATGGCACAGCAGCCTATCGCCTTCTTGGCGCGTATGGAGTATTCCGATCTTAAAACGCTCACCGATGCCAGCGCGGATGTCTCCACCCTAGCCGATCTCAAAGGAAAGCGGATTGGATTTACGGCTGGTACTGGTGGGGAAGTATACACAATGGCCTTGCTCAAGGAAGCTGGCGTAAGCCCTGACGATGTGACCCTTATGAACCTACGTCCGCAGGAGATGCTGGCAGCGCTTACTTCTGGCAGTATCGATGCCTACAACACCTGGGAGCCACACATTAGCAATGGGCAAAAAACATTGGGCGATAAAGTCACGCAGCTAGATACTGCTGGTATTTATTCAGAGACTTTCAACATTGTAACAACAACCGATTATCTTGATGACAATCCTGTTGTTGCTGAGAAGTTTATGCAGGCTTTGATTGATGCAGAAGAGTGGATGAAAGCCAACCGAGAAGATGCGATTACCGTTGTGGCTGACGCCGTTGATATGAAGCGAGAAGACCTGGCTCCCATTTGGGATGACTACATCTATGAAGTTGTACTCGACCAAAAGGTACTCGATATTTTGGATACTCATGCTGCCTGGCGGCTTGAAAGTGGAAATCACCCAGATGGCGTTACCGACATGCCAGATTTTAAGAGCATTATTTACCCAGAACCACTTAAGGCAGTCGCACCTGAGCGGGTGAAAATCACTGGACTTTAA
- the yghU gene encoding glutathione-dependent disulfide-bond oxidoreductase, whose amino-acid sequence MSSQDNYTPPKVWQWKTESGGTWASINRPIAGPTHDKKLPIGKHPFQLYSMGTPNGQKVTILFEELLALGETEAEYDAHLIKISDGDQFSSGFVKVNPNSKIPALVDRSTPTPIRVFESGSILLYLAEKFGHFIPTALPSRTECLSWLFWQMGSAPYVGGGFGHFYSYAPNKIKYCIDRFTMETKRQLDVLNRQLETHQFVAGDNYTIADIAIWPW is encoded by the coding sequence ATGAGCAGCCAGGACAACTATACTCCTCCTAAAGTGTGGCAGTGGAAAACCGAAAGTGGCGGTACTTGGGCCAGCATCAATCGACCCATCGCAGGCCCAACCCACGATAAGAAATTGCCTATCGGGAAGCATCCTTTCCAGCTGTACTCCATGGGCACACCTAATGGTCAAAAAGTCACTATCTTGTTTGAAGAGCTGTTGGCTCTGGGGGAGACAGAAGCTGAATATGACGCTCACTTAATTAAAATCAGCGACGGCGATCAGTTCAGCAGTGGGTTCGTCAAAGTCAACCCTAATTCAAAAATTCCGGCACTCGTCGACCGTTCAACGCCTACACCAATTCGTGTGTTTGAATCAGGTTCTATCTTGCTCTATCTTGCAGAAAAATTTGGTCACTTCATCCCGACAGCCCTTCCATCTCGCACCGAGTGTTTATCTTGGCTATTCTGGCAGATGGGTTCAGCACCATATGTAGGTGGTGGCTTTGGTCACTTTTACAGCTACGCGCCGAACAAGATTAAATACTGCATCGACCGCTTTACCATGGAGACAAAGCGTCAGCTCGACGTGCTAAATCGTCAGCTAGAGACACATCAGTTTGTTGCAGGCGACAACTACACAATCGCCGATATCGCCATCTGGCCCTGGTAA
- the atzF gene encoding allophanate hydrolase, with translation MSRLHDLEIPLTISNLQQQYKQGMLSPRDVVEVIIAELKARGDDGIWIYKLPEENLRSRVLSLENNTDKAFPLWGIPFSIKDCIDVAGLPTSAGCPGFVYTATHTNPAVQNLLDAGAILIGKTNLDQFATGLVGIRTGYTAPHNAFSKDYIPGGSSSGSALSVAVGLVSFSLGTDTGGSGRVPAGFNNIVGLKPTKGLLSTAYTVEACKTLDCISIFTLTSEDAQTVFETALSYDPAHSFSRPMDEPPPRLREYKPKQPFRFGVPRSSQREFFGNEDVDRLYEGAIATLTKMGGICQEIDYAPFLEANDLLFNGPWVAERYASVGSFVETMPEAVFPTTRKILSKAKKITAVEAFEGLYAVEAIKRKSQPLWDEIDFLVVPTTGTIYRIDEVEAEPLRLNANLGYYTNFVNLLDLCALALPLPWESALPNRRQSNRLPSGLTLIARPYSEPYLVELGKAFRCASNHDQNHHLGATSFTLPIQM, from the coding sequence ATGAGCAGACTGCACGATTTGGAAATTCCGCTTACTATCTCAAACTTGCAACAACAGTATAAGCAGGGCATGCTTTCTCCACGAGATGTGGTCGAAGTGATTATCGCTGAGTTGAAGGCTCGTGGGGATGATGGCATTTGGATTTATAAGTTACCAGAAGAAAACTTACGTTCGCGCGTCCTTTCTCTGGAGAACAACACCGACAAAGCCTTTCCCCTTTGGGGTATTCCCTTCAGTATCAAAGACTGTATCGACGTTGCTGGGCTTCCTACCTCGGCAGGCTGTCCGGGCTTTGTCTACACTGCCACCCACACCAATCCCGCTGTCCAAAATCTGTTGGATGCGGGTGCTATTCTCATCGGTAAAACCAATCTCGATCAGTTCGCGACAGGCCTTGTTGGTATTCGTACTGGCTATACAGCGCCTCACAATGCTTTTTCAAAAGACTACATTCCTGGGGGTTCTAGCTCCGGCTCGGCGTTATCCGTCGCCGTTGGTTTAGTTTCCTTTTCCCTTGGCACGGATACGGGCGGTTCTGGCCGGGTACCTGCCGGGTTTAACAACATCGTCGGGCTCAAACCCACGAAGGGACTTTTGAGCACGGCCTATACGGTGGAGGCCTGTAAAACACTGGACTGTATCTCTATCTTTACGTTGACGTCTGAAGATGCTCAGACTGTTTTTGAGACGGCTCTCAGCTATGACCCTGCTCATTCCTTCTCTCGTCCGATGGATGAACCGCCGCCACGGCTGAGAGAATACAAGCCTAAGCAGCCCTTTCGGTTTGGGGTACCTCGATCATCACAGCGAGAGTTTTTTGGGAATGAGGATGTGGATAGGCTCTATGAAGGGGCGATCGCAACACTCACTAAGATGGGCGGCATCTGCCAGGAAATTGACTATGCTCCATTTCTAGAAGCGAATGATCTGTTGTTTAACGGACCTTGGGTCGCAGAGCGCTATGCTTCTGTCGGTAGCTTTGTTGAAACTATGCCAGAAGCTGTTTTCCCAACCACTCGTAAGATTCTCTCGAAGGCAAAGAAAATTACCGCCGTAGAAGCTTTTGAAGGACTGTATGCTGTAGAAGCAATAAAGCGAAAGAGTCAGCCGCTTTGGGATGAGATTGATTTCTTGGTAGTGCCGACGACGGGAACGATTTATCGAATTGATGAGGTGGAGGCAGAGCCACTAAGGCTGAATGCTAATTTAGGATACTATACGAACTTCGTGAACTTGTTGGACTTGTGTGCGTTGGCGTTGCCTCTCCCCTGGGAAAGTGCGCTACCCAACAGACGCCAATCTAACAGACTTCCGTCGGGCCTTACTTTAATTGCGCGGCCCTACAGTGAACCGTATCTAGTCGAGCTGGGCAAGGCTTTTCGTTGTGCTAGCAACCATGACCAGAATCATCACTTAGGTGCAACCTCTTTTACACTGCCTATCCAAATGTAG
- a CDS encoding nitrile hydratase subunit alpha — protein MTNLHEHNQASPSDSEDLGTHDHSHDPIDDNEAYWAQKTQTIQKLLEQKGFFTAAEVRREIERQDSVTPMLGARLVARAWVDPDFKQRLLADGKAACQEMNIDTVEIKRLQVVENTPQVHHVVVCTLCSCYPRAILGYHPPSWYKSTAYRNRVVVDPRGVLEEEFGTIIPKTVEVRVMDSTADTRYLVIPLRPQGTESWSETDLISLINRDSMIGVSFTKSPEQLTSKP, from the coding sequence ATGACTAACCTTCACGAACATAACCAGGCATCACCTAGCGACTCAGAGGATCTGGGTACACATGACCACAGCCATGACCCCATTGATGACAATGAAGCATACTGGGCTCAAAAGACTCAAACCATCCAGAAGCTTTTAGAACAAAAAGGATTTTTCACTGCTGCTGAAGTCAGACGCGAGATTGAGCGACAGGACTCAGTAACGCCTATGCTGGGAGCGCGTTTAGTTGCTCGTGCCTGGGTAGATCCTGACTTCAAGCAGCGTTTGCTAGCAGATGGCAAAGCAGCTTGTCAAGAGATGAATATCGATACGGTAGAAATTAAACGACTTCAAGTCGTTGAAAATACGCCACAAGTGCATCACGTCGTGGTGTGTACACTTTGCTCTTGCTATCCAAGAGCAATTTTGGGCTACCACCCTCCCTCCTGGTATAAAAGCACTGCCTATCGTAACAGAGTTGTCGTCGATCCTCGTGGAGTGCTAGAAGAAGAGTTTGGCACAATTATTCCAAAGACTGTTGAAGTAAGGGTGATGGATAGTACGGCAGATACTCGCTATTTGGTTATTCCGCTTAGACCGCAAGGTACCGAAAGTTGGTCCGAGACAGACTTAATTTCACTAATCAATCGCGACAGTATGATTGGTGTATCCTTTACCAAAAGTCCAGAACAGCTCACATCGAAACCGTGA
- a CDS encoding ABC transporter ATP-binding protein, whose translation MFGEGKHSFLAIDQFSLDVPAGEFVCLIGPSGCGKSTVLNTIAGFITPSQGTVAVDGYVIEEPGGDRGMVFQQPSLFPWKTVLGNVAHGPRMAGKPKVNAHKIAQDLLQMVGLAKFAKRYPMMLSGGMQQRVAIARALANSPRVLLMDEPFGALDAQTRFMMQENLLTLWSELKTTVVFVTHDIDEAIFLGDRVVVMSANPGQILKNIKISLPRPRTSDLLVDPTFSALKKDCFDLIRQESLQAFEQQL comes from the coding sequence GTGTTTGGTGAAGGTAAGCATAGCTTTCTAGCCATTGACCAGTTTTCTTTAGACGTTCCTGCAGGTGAGTTTGTGTGCTTGATCGGACCTTCTGGCTGCGGTAAATCGACTGTGCTAAATACTATTGCTGGCTTTATTACGCCGAGTCAGGGGACTGTCGCAGTTGATGGGTACGTGATCGAAGAGCCAGGAGGTGATCGCGGTATGGTTTTTCAGCAGCCTTCCCTGTTTCCCTGGAAAACAGTTTTGGGAAACGTCGCTCACGGGCCACGTATGGCAGGTAAGCCCAAAGTGAACGCCCATAAAATTGCTCAAGATCTTTTACAAATGGTGGGGCTTGCCAAGTTTGCCAAGCGCTATCCGATGATGCTTTCTGGAGGTATGCAGCAGCGAGTGGCGATCGCCCGAGCGTTAGCGAACTCTCCCAGGGTACTGCTGATGGACGAGCCCTTTGGCGCTCTAGATGCACAAACCCGATTTATGATGCAAGAGAATTTGTTGACGCTGTGGTCAGAGCTTAAAACTACGGTTGTTTTTGTGACGCATGATATTGATGAGGCAATTTTCTTGGGCGATCGCGTGGTTGTTATGAGCGCCAATCCAGGCCAAATCCTAAAAAACATTAAAATTTCACTACCGCGCCCTAGAACAAGCGATCTTCTAGTCGATCCAACGTTTTCAGCGCTGAAAAAAGACTGCTTCGACTTGATTCGCCAAGAGAGCCTACAAGCTTTTGAACAACAGCTATAG
- a CDS encoding ABC transporter permease, whose protein sequence is MAGITKQQAALNRWALSLSIPLFLGGWEIVSRSGMVNPVLFPPPTLVAIALVGWAKEGTMLIDIAMSLSRVVVGFMSGAIAGVFVGVLTGQYQLVANLLTPVFQLLRPIPPIAFVPIVILWFGLSELGKWFLVFWGVFFTVWIAAHLGVQRVDKNLIRAAQCLGTPEKQMLPQILLPGSLPYIFVGLRTSISISFYTLVAAELAGTFSGIAYRIDISQQNLQVGKSLGGLIILGLISAIADKGFDAVSKKLVWWT, encoded by the coding sequence ATGGCCGGTATTACCAAGCAACAGGCCGCTTTAAATCGTTGGGCCTTATCTCTATCGATTCCACTCTTCTTAGGAGGATGGGAGATTGTCTCTCGTTCTGGCATGGTCAATCCGGTATTGTTTCCACCACCGACGCTGGTGGCGATCGCACTTGTCGGTTGGGCCAAAGAAGGCACTATGCTAATAGATATTGCCATGAGCCTTTCAAGGGTGGTCGTTGGCTTTATGTCTGGTGCGATCGCTGGCGTTTTTGTCGGCGTCCTAACCGGGCAATATCAGTTGGTTGCAAACCTCCTCACCCCTGTCTTTCAGCTCCTGCGTCCGATTCCGCCCATTGCTTTTGTACCTATTGTCATTTTGTGGTTTGGTCTTTCGGAGCTAGGCAAATGGTTTTTGGTATTTTGGGGCGTATTTTTTACGGTGTGGATAGCAGCTCATTTGGGTGTACAGCGCGTTGATAAAAACCTCATTCGAGCTGCTCAGTGCCTGGGCACACCCGAAAAGCAAATGCTTCCACAGATATTGCTACCGGGCTCACTGCCCTATATTTTTGTCGGCCTTAGAACATCTATTAGTATCTCTTTTTATACCCTGGTGGCGGCTGAACTGGCAGGGACTTTCTCGGGTATTGCCTACCGGATTGATATCTCTCAGCAGAACTTGCAGGTTGGGAAGAGTTTGGGGGGGCTGATTATTCTCGGGTTGATTTCAGCTATTGCCGATAAGGGCTTTGATGCGGTTTCAAAAAAGCTCGTCTGGTGGACATAA